One Dictyoglomus thermophilum H-6-12 DNA window includes the following coding sequences:
- the csaB gene encoding polysaccharide pyruvyl transferase CsaB encodes MLKLLLFGYYGEGNLGDELLLRSLISVFRKNHKVGILTNKVNKGQKDDIVEFNKFSIEILKGIRWTDVVIGGGGGIFQDKTSSKSFYYYLFIIFLSLLFKKKVYLIGQSFSPLKKRINGFLLRFFLNNVEKIYVRDSFSKNYLEKLGVRSDKIILSTDLAFLLDIPFPSREEDKKILGINLRKWGNLNLENLNSTLETLISKYDSFYFFSFQQEDSQFYEILKDKFKKIDLIEPQDPNFYDYYSSCRLFIGMRLHSCILSVLSGIPFIAISYDEKVEAFCHDIGWKFIIKDFSWDKILCYVNEIEENYKDYKDYLLSKGKILKEKAKEDIANFEEVLCRL; translated from the coding sequence ATGTTAAAGTTACTCCTTTTTGGATATTATGGAGAGGGAAATTTGGGTGATGAACTGCTTTTAAGGAGTTTAATTTCTGTTTTTAGAAAAAATCATAAGGTTGGAATTTTGACAAATAAGGTAAACAAAGGTCAAAAAGATGACATTGTAGAATTCAACAAATTTTCTATCGAAATTTTGAAAGGAATAAGATGGACTGACGTGGTTATAGGTGGAGGAGGAGGTATATTTCAAGATAAGACTAGCAGTAAATCTTTTTACTATTATCTTTTTATTATTTTTTTATCTCTGCTTTTCAAAAAAAAAGTTTATTTAATTGGTCAAAGTTTTTCTCCTTTAAAAAAGAGAATAAACGGGTTTCTCCTGAGATTTTTTCTTAACAATGTAGAGAAAATATATGTGAGAGATTCCTTTTCAAAAAACTATCTTGAAAAACTCGGGGTTAGGTCTGACAAGATAATACTTTCTACAGATCTAGCCTTCTTATTAGATATACCCTTTCCTAGTAGAGAAGAAGATAAAAAAATATTAGGTATTAATCTTAGAAAATGGGGTAATTTAAATTTAGAAAACCTAAACTCTACTCTTGAGACTTTAATATCAAAATATGACTCTTTTTATTTTTTTTCTTTCCAGCAAGAAGACTCACAATTCTATGAAATCTTAAAAGATAAATTTAAGAAAATTGACTTGATAGAGCCTCAAGATCCTAATTTTTATGATTATTATTCTTCTTGTAGATTGTTTATAGGAATGAGGCTTCATAGTTGTATCCTGAGTGTTCTTTCAGGTATTCCTTTTATTGCGATATCCTATGATGAAAAGGTAGAGGCCTTTTGTCATGATATAGGATGGAAATTTATAATTAAGGACTTTTCATGGGATAAAATTTTGTGCTATGTTAATGAAATAGAAGAGAATTATAAAGACTACAAGGATTATTTGCTCTCAAAAGGGAAGATACTGAAAGAAAAAGCTAAAGAGGATATTGCTAATTTTGAAGAGGTGTTATGCAGATTGTAA
- the hpf gene encoding ribosome hibernation-promoting factor, HPF/YfiA family, whose translation MQINYVSKNVNITDNLQQYAEKKLSRLSRFFDNIENIEVLFSEEDWKDGSKRHRVEVTIKANGRIIKASEANQDFRTSIDLVVDKLETQLKRLKEKLVDKGRRAESIREILAEKEVEEKPQVVKVKRFLLKPMDVEEAILQMELLGHDFFIFRDAETDRIGVVYKRKDGKYGLIIGEEE comes from the coding sequence ATGCAAATAAATTATGTGTCTAAAAATGTTAACATTACTGATAATCTTCAGCAATATGCTGAAAAGAAGCTTTCTAGATTATCCAGATTTTTTGACAATATTGAAAATATCGAGGTTTTATTTTCAGAAGAGGATTGGAAAGACGGTAGTAAGAGACATAGAGTTGAAGTTACGATAAAGGCTAATGGAAGAATAATAAAAGCTTCAGAAGCCAATCAAGATTTTAGAACTAGTATTGATCTCGTAGTAGATAAGCTTGAGACTCAATTAAAGAGATTAAAAGAAAAGTTAGTAGATAAGGGCAGAAGAGCAGAGAGTATTAGAGAGATTTTGGCAGAAAAAGAGGTAGAAGAAAAACCTCAAGTAGTTAAGGTAAAGAGGTTTTTATTAAAGCCAATGGATGTTGAAGAAGCTATTTTGCAAATGGAACTCTTAGGCCATGACTTCTTTATTTTTAGAGATGCAGAGACAGACAGAATAGGAGTAGTGTACAAGAGAAAAGATGGAAAATATGGTTTAATCATAGGAGAGGAGGAATAA
- a CDS encoding WecB/TagA/CpsF family glycosyltransferase, translating into MQIVNILGIRFYAFDSTEEFKNEITKFFVGDKCISIFTPNAEMIARATEDENFRGILMRSEINLPDGVGVLLLSKKMGFNVKRFPGIEAMLEILTLAETLKVPVYFLGAKKEVVESMVDRLKLRYPNLVIAGYRDGYFKEEEEDSIIEEVNNSGAGILFVALGFPKQEIFIDRYKNRLNVKIAMGVGGSFDVLSGKKKRAPEIIRKLNLEWLYRILQDPKRILNRVPNLIKFIKFYFKYEYYEKNN; encoded by the coding sequence ATGCAGATTGTAAATATATTAGGCATTAGGTTTTATGCTTTTGATAGTACAGAAGAATTTAAAAATGAGATTACAAAGTTCTTTGTAGGAGATAAGTGCATAAGTATTTTTACTCCTAATGCTGAAATGATTGCAAGGGCTACGGAAGATGAGAATTTTAGAGGGATCCTAATGAGATCTGAAATTAATTTACCTGACGGGGTTGGAGTTTTACTTCTTAGTAAGAAGATGGGATTTAATGTGAAAAGATTTCCTGGAATTGAAGCTATGCTTGAAATTTTGACTTTGGCAGAGACTTTAAAAGTGCCAGTTTACTTTTTAGGGGCAAAGAAGGAAGTAGTAGAGAGTATGGTAGATAGGTTGAAGTTGAGGTATCCTAATTTAGTGATTGCGGGTTATAGGGATGGATATTTTAAGGAGGAGGAAGAAGATAGTATTATTGAGGAAGTTAATAACTCAGGAGCAGGTATATTGTTTGTAGCTTTAGGTTTCCCTAAGCAAGAGATTTTTATCGATAGATATAAAAATAGATTAAATGTTAAAATAGCAATGGGAGTTGGAGGGAGTTTTGATGTTCTTTCCGGTAAAAAAAAGAGAGCACCTGAAATAATAAGGAAATTAAATTTAGAATGGTTATATAGGATATTACAGGATCCGAAAAGGATATTAAATAGAGTTCCAAACCTTATAAAGTTTATAAAATTTTATTTTAAGTATGAGTATTATGAGAAAAACAATTGA
- the prfB gene encoding peptide chain release factor 2 (programmed frameshift) produces MVVSINELIAKYEELIDIFNKLGGYLDLEDKKKELRALEMEIANHRWDDAEKVKPILTKYNKLQKEIENWEKLKADIKELSEWKDLLEEGDEYKEEFEKKLKEVENSLKEFEIEMILQDPHDEANAILSLHAGTGGTDAQDWTEILLRMYIRWAERKGYQVKILDISPGEEAGIKSATLLIEGDKAYGYLKGEKGVHRLVRISPFDANHRRHTSFALVEVIPELPESTIEIRPEDLKIETFRAGGAGGQHVNKVESAVRITHIPTGIVVQCQNERSQHANKEMALRVLKARLEELEEKKRREKIASLKGEVQEISWGNQIRSYVFHPYTLVKDHRTGLEIGNVQAVIDGEIDPFIEAYLYSEFKKKSKA; encoded by the exons TTGGTAGTATCTATAAATGAGTTAATAGCCAAATACGAAGAACTAATTGATATATTTAATAAGTTAGGGGGGTATCTT GACCTTGAGGACAAGAAAAAAGAACTTAGAGCACTTGAAATGGAGATTGCTAATCACAGATGGGATGATGCAGAGAAAGTAAAGCCAATTCTTACTAAATATAATAAACTTCAAAAAGAAATTGAAAATTGGGAAAAATTAAAGGCTGATATAAAAGAGCTGTCGGAGTGGAAGGACCTATTAGAAGAGGGAGATGAATATAAAGAAGAATTTGAAAAAAAATTAAAAGAAGTAGAAAATAGTTTAAAAGAGTTTGAGATTGAGATGATTCTACAAGATCCTCATGATGAGGCAAATGCTATTTTATCTTTGCATGCAGGAACAGGTGGTACTGATGCTCAGGATTGGACTGAAATTCTTCTAAGAATGTATATAAGGTGGGCGGAAAGAAAGGGATATCAGGTAAAAATACTTGATATATCTCCTGGCGAGGAGGCAGGGATAAAGAGTGCTACTTTATTGATTGAAGGAGACAAAGCCTACGGTTATCTTAAGGGTGAAAAAGGGGTACATAGGTTAGTTAGAATTTCGCCTTTTGATGCTAATCATAGAAGACATACATCTTTTGCCTTGGTAGAAGTAATTCCAGAACTTCCTGAGAGTACCATTGAAATAAGGCCCGAAGATTTGAAAATAGAGACTTTTAGAGCTGGAGGAGCGGGTGGACAACATGTGAATAAGGTGGAATCAGCAGTGAGAATTACTCACATTCCAACGGGTATAGTAGTTCAATGCCAAAACGAAAGATCTCAACACGCTAATAAGGAAATGGCCTTAAGGGTTTTAAAAGCAAGATTAGAAGAGCTTGAAGAAAAGAAGAGAAGGGAGAAGATTGCATCTTTAAAAGGGGAAGTTCAGGAGATAAGCTGGGGTAATCAGATAAGATCCTATGTTTTCCATCCTTATACCTTGGTTAAAGACCACAGAACAGGTCTTGAAATTGGAAATGTGCAAGCTGTTATTGATGGTGAAATAGATCCATTTATAGAAGCTTATCTTTATAGTGAGTTTAAGAAAAAGAGTAAGGCTTAA
- a CDS encoding ComF family protein: MSFFLKDLLFEILFPTRCIFCGKYSEGFVCKSCFEKLKFPKNYCGMCGRPLTGSLEICYNCSKEKKVWDSYEFVAYYDGMWKEIIASFKFKNKPYLADFISQIGKEKILKREWRIDYITYVPLSYRALVYRGYNQSEYIAHFLGKNLKIPYGPLLYLKKDIKPQKSLNLREREKNVLNAFGVIEDKKVSGNILLVDDVYTTGATLKECAKTLRENLSLNKIYVFTAVRALI; encoded by the coding sequence ATGAGTTTTTTTCTAAAAGATCTACTTTTTGAAATCCTATTTCCGACACGATGTATATTTTGCGGTAAATATTCTGAGGGTTTTGTGTGCAAGAGTTGTTTTGAAAAGTTGAAGTTTCCTAAGAATTATTGTGGGATGTGCGGAAGGCCTCTTACTGGTAGTTTAGAAATTTGTTATAATTGTAGTAAAGAGAAAAAAGTGTGGGATAGTTATGAGTTTGTAGCCTATTATGATGGCATGTGGAAAGAGATTATAGCTTCCTTTAAATTTAAGAATAAACCTTATTTAGCAGATTTTATTTCTCAAATAGGAAAAGAAAAAATCTTAAAAAGAGAGTGGAGAATTGATTATATAACTTATGTACCGCTGAGTTATAGGGCTTTAGTATATCGAGGATATAATCAGTCCGAATATATTGCTCATTTCTTAGGTAAAAATTTGAAAATTCCATACGGACCTTTACTTTATCTAAAAAAAGATATAAAACCTCAGAAGAGTTTGAATCTGAGAGAAAGAGAGAAGAATGTTTTAAATGCTTTTGGAGTAATTGAGGATAAAAAAGTTAGTGGGAATATACTTCTGGTGGATGATGTCTATACAACTGGGGCTACTTTAAAGGAGTGTGCAAAAACTTTAAGAGAAAATCTTTCTCTAAATAAGATTTATGTTTTTACAGCTGTGAGGGCTCTTATTTAA
- the secA gene encoding preprotein translocase subunit SecA, which produces MGFLSKLFDSNARTLKKLEEYVKRINALEPEISKLSDEDLKRKTPEFKQRLERGESLDDLLVEAFAVVREVAKRTIGMRHFDVQLMGGIVLHQGKIAEMQTGEGKTLVATLPAYLNALEGKGVHIVTVNDYLAKRDRYWMGPIYEFLGLEVGLLQNDTPTLERRKAYMADITYGTNNEFGFDYLRDNIALSPDQLVQRELNYAIVDEVDSILIDEARTPLIISGPAKGESHIYKLAIRAARYLKKDIDYTTDEKTRTVSLTEEGLRKAEKFLGVKDLYDFKNMDLAHALLQCLKALNFYHRDRDYIVKDGEVIIVDEFTGRLMFGRRYSDGLHQAIEAKEGVRIREENVTLATISIQNYFRMYKKLAGMTGTAATEEEEFVKIYGLEVVVIPPNKPLRRINYPDVIFRTEEEKFEAVVKEIEEMYKIGRPVLVGTTSIEKSERLSKMLKKKGIPHNVLNAKYHEKEAEIIAKAGQKYAVTIATNMAGRGTDIVLGEGVAELGGLHVIGTERHESRRIDNQLRGRAGRQGDPGSSRFYLSLEDDLLRLFGGDQIKALMERLGMERGQPIESPLLTRIIENSQAKVERMNFEIRKQLLEYDDVLNTQRDIVYKERRKILLMENLEDIVQRIMNRVLDRFFNVMFNQEDKSSWKNMFLETFGFLPFDWEDIINEDDPEKIREKLENKIRERYERKKEEFGEEMWKEIQRIVLLYVIDKLWIEHLNDMDALRDGIGLRAIAHHDPLVEYKKEAYQMFQDMVESFEWESIRYLFNIHISTQESKTTAKGRRT; this is translated from the coding sequence ATGGGCTTTTTATCGAAGCTATTTGATTCTAACGCTCGTACATTGAAAAAACTAGAAGAATACGTTAAGAGGATTAACGCCTTAGAGCCTGAGATAAGTAAATTATCTGATGAAGATTTAAAGAGAAAAACACCTGAATTTAAACAGAGATTAGAAAGAGGCGAAAGTCTGGATGACCTATTAGTTGAGGCTTTCGCGGTTGTAAGAGAAGTGGCTAAGAGAACCATAGGAATGAGGCATTTTGATGTGCAGCTTATGGGAGGTATTGTACTTCATCAGGGAAAGATTGCGGAGATGCAGACAGGAGAAGGAAAAACTTTAGTAGCAACTCTGCCAGCTTACCTTAATGCTTTGGAAGGAAAAGGAGTTCACATAGTTACAGTAAATGATTATCTGGCTAAAAGAGATAGGTATTGGATGGGGCCTATCTATGAATTCTTAGGTTTGGAAGTAGGCCTTTTGCAGAATGACACTCCTACTTTGGAAAGAAGAAAGGCATATATGGCTGATATTACCTATGGTACTAATAATGAATTTGGTTTTGATTATCTAAGAGATAATATAGCTTTATCTCCTGATCAACTTGTTCAAAGAGAGCTTAATTATGCTATTGTGGATGAGGTAGATAGTATATTAATAGATGAGGCAAGAACACCTTTGATTATATCTGGACCTGCAAAGGGTGAAAGTCATATTTATAAGCTTGCTATAAGGGCTGCAAGGTACTTAAAGAAGGACATAGATTATACAACTGATGAAAAAACAAGGACTGTATCCTTAACTGAGGAGGGTTTGAGAAAGGCTGAGAAATTCCTTGGGGTTAAAGATCTTTATGATTTCAAAAATATGGATCTTGCCCATGCCCTTCTTCAGTGTTTAAAGGCTTTGAATTTTTATCATAGGGATAGAGATTATATTGTGAAAGATGGTGAGGTAATAATTGTAGATGAGTTTACGGGCAGATTAATGTTTGGAAGAAGATATAGTGATGGATTACATCAGGCAATAGAGGCAAAGGAAGGGGTAAGAATAAGAGAGGAGAATGTTACTCTTGCTACTATTTCTATCCAAAACTACTTTAGAATGTATAAAAAACTTGCGGGTATGACAGGTACAGCTGCTACGGAAGAAGAAGAATTTGTTAAAATATATGGCTTAGAAGTGGTAGTAATACCTCCTAATAAACCCCTAAGAAGAATAAATTATCCTGATGTTATCTTTAGAACGGAAGAGGAAAAGTTTGAAGCAGTGGTAAAAGAAATTGAAGAGATGTATAAAATAGGTAGGCCTGTTCTGGTTGGTACTACTTCTATTGAGAAATCTGAAAGGCTGAGCAAGATGCTTAAGAAAAAAGGAATTCCTCATAATGTACTAAATGCTAAGTATCATGAGAAAGAGGCTGAGATTATAGCTAAGGCAGGACAAAAATATGCTGTAACTATTGCTACCAATATGGCTGGAAGAGGTACAGATATAGTTCTGGGAGAAGGAGTAGCGGAACTTGGAGGACTTCATGTGATTGGAACAGAAAGACATGAAAGTCGAAGAATTGATAATCAGTTGAGGGGTAGAGCAGGAAGACAGGGAGATCCAGGTTCGTCAAGATTTTATCTTTCTCTTGAGGACGATCTTTTGAGACTTTTTGGAGGAGATCAGATAAAGGCTTTAATGGAAAGATTAGGAATGGAAAGAGGACAGCCTATTGAGTCACCGCTTCTTACTAGGATTATTGAGAATAGCCAAGCAAAAGTGGAAAGAATGAATTTTGAAATAAGAAAACAATTGCTCGAATATGATGATGTACTAAATACTCAAAGAGATATTGTTTATAAAGAGAGAAGAAAAATATTACTTATGGAAAATCTAGAAGATATTGTACAGAGGATAATGAATAGAGTACTCGATAGATTTTTCAATGTTATGTTTAATCAAGAAGATAAAAGCAGTTGGAAGAACATGTTTTTAGAAACTTTTGGTTTCTTGCCTTTTGATTGGGAAGATATAATTAACGAAGATGACCCTGAAAAGATAAGGGAAAAATTAGAGAATAAAATAAGAGAGAGATATGAAAGGAAAAAAGAAGAATTTGGAGAAGAAATGTGGAAAGAGATACAGAGAATTGTTCTTCTTTATGTAATTGATAAATTATGGATAGAACATCTTAATGATATGGATGCATTAAGAGATGGTATTGGACTCAGAGCTATAGCTCATCACGATCCTTTGGTAGAATACAAAAAGGAAGCTTATCAAATGTTTCAAGATATGGTAGAGAGCTTTGAATGGGAGAGTATAAGATACTTATTCAATATTCATATCTCTACTCAAGAAAGTAAAACTACAGCAAAAGGGAGGAGAACTTAA
- a CDS encoding YitT family protein, whose translation MRKTIEFLGISFGAFLIALSIDIFLVPNKLVGGGVSGIAIILYHVFKTPVGIVMLLLNIPIFLLGVKVLGLHFGIKTIYGTVILSLFIDLLTLFGLPQVKDPILATVYGGILGGIGLGIVFKYGGSTGGTDILAQVLSHFTGLNLGQALLIIDGIIVLSAGFIFDFVLALYALLVILIQGYAIDLVQQGLSYTKAALVFSDNPREIGEKILKGLGRGVTIFYGKGMYTGKDREILYCVVSQSEVGKLKEIIHSCDPKAFVVISPAHEVLGEGFKSFQR comes from the coding sequence ATGAGAAAAACAATTGAATTCTTAGGAATTTCTTTTGGAGCTTTTCTTATAGCTCTAAGTATAGATATCTTCTTAGTGCCCAACAAGCTTGTTGGAGGTGGAGTTAGTGGTATCGCCATTATTTTATATCATGTTTTCAAAACCCCTGTTGGTATTGTAATGCTTCTTTTAAATATTCCTATATTTTTGCTTGGTGTAAAAGTTTTGGGGCTTCATTTTGGGATAAAAACTATCTATGGTACGGTGATCCTTTCTTTATTTATTGATCTCTTAACTCTTTTTGGGCTTCCTCAAGTAAAAGATCCTATCCTTGCTACTGTATATGGAGGTATATTGGGGGGTATTGGGCTTGGAATTGTTTTCAAGTATGGAGGATCTACAGGAGGAACTGATATACTGGCTCAAGTGTTATCTCATTTTACAGGACTTAATCTTGGACAAGCTTTACTTATTATTGATGGTATAATTGTTCTTTCTGCTGGTTTTATTTTTGATTTTGTCTTAGCTCTTTATGCCTTACTTGTAATTTTAATTCAAGGTTATGCTATTGACCTAGTGCAACAGGGTCTATCTTATACGAAAGCGGCTTTAGTTTTCTCTGACAACCCTAGAGAAATCGGTGAAAAAATACTTAAGGGGCTTGGAAGAGGAGTAACAATTTTTTATGGTAAAGGTATGTATACTGGAAAAGATAGGGAAATTTTGTATTGTGTAGTAAGTCAATCTGAGGTTGGCAAATTAAAAGAGATAATTCATAGTTGTGATCCGAAGGCTTTTGTAGTGATTTCTCCAGCTCACGAAGTATTAGGGGAGGGATTTAAGTCTTTTCAGAGATGA
- the wecB gene encoding non-hydrolyzing UDP-N-acetylglucosamine 2-epimerase, which produces MKKKISLVFGTRPEAIKMAPVAKIIKESEFFDLQIILTAQHRELLDQVIEIFGLKSDYDLNIMQEKQTLTHITVKVLQGLDIIWQKDPPDMVLVHGDTTTTFAASLAAFYKKLPIGHVEAGLRTYNKYQPYPEEMNRHLTGVLADLHFAPTQRAKDNLINERVPKENIFITGNTVIDALLFVHRNMNQLKPQDLVKNLPEKFILVTAHRRENWGEPLKNIVLALDEILKEFEDFYVVFPVHPNPLVREQVYSVLKDNKRAILIPPVDYVTMVYLLDKCYLVLTDSGGLQEEAPSLGKPVLVLREVTERPEAVEAGTVKIVGTSKESIVREVRRLILNKEEYVKMSKAINPYGDGKASERIRDILLYYFGFIDTPPSEFNP; this is translated from the coding sequence ATGAAGAAGAAAATTTCTCTTGTATTTGGTACAAGACCTGAAGCTATAAAGATGGCTCCTGTTGCAAAGATCATAAAGGAATCAGAATTCTTTGATTTGCAAATTATACTTACAGCTCAGCATAGAGAGCTTTTAGATCAGGTAATTGAGATATTTGGTTTAAAAAGTGATTATGATTTGAATATTATGCAAGAGAAACAAACTCTTACTCACATCACAGTAAAGGTTCTGCAAGGTCTTGATATTATTTGGCAGAAGGATCCTCCTGATATGGTTCTTGTTCATGGTGATACAACTACAACTTTTGCAGCAAGCTTAGCAGCATTTTATAAAAAGTTACCTATAGGACATGTGGAAGCAGGTTTGAGAACTTATAATAAATATCAGCCTTATCCTGAAGAGATGAATAGACATCTTACTGGTGTTCTTGCTGATTTACATTTTGCTCCAACACAAAGAGCGAAAGATAATTTAATAAATGAGAGGGTACCTAAAGAGAATATATTTATCACAGGAAATACTGTTATAGATGCGTTGCTTTTTGTTCATAGGAATATGAATCAACTAAAACCTCAAGATTTAGTTAAAAATCTTCCCGAAAAATTTATTCTTGTTACAGCCCATCGTAGAGAGAATTGGGGTGAACCTCTTAAAAATATTGTACTGGCTTTAGATGAGATTTTGAAGGAATTTGAGGATTTTTACGTAGTTTTTCCAGTTCATCCCAATCCCTTGGTTAGAGAACAAGTATATTCAGTCCTTAAAGATAACAAGAGGGCTATATTGATTCCTCCTGTAGACTATGTAACTATGGTATACCTCTTAGATAAGTGTTATCTAGTCTTAACGGATTCTGGGGGATTACAGGAGGAGGCTCCTTCTTTAGGAAAGCCTGTGCTTGTTTTAAGAGAAGTTACAGAAAGGCCTGAGGCAGTAGAAGCAGGAACTGTGAAGATTGTAGGTACTTCTAAAGAGAGTATTGTAAGAGAGGTGAGAAGACTTATTCTTAATAAGGAAGAGTACGTAAAAATGTCTAAGGCGATAAATCCTTATGGTGATGGAAAGGCAAGTGAGAGAATAAGAGATATTCTTCTTTATTATTTTGGGTTTATTGATACTCCACCCTCAGAGTTTAATCCATGA
- a CDS encoding Maf family protein: MKKEIILASNSPRRIDLLKHMGVDFKVVSPNVEEEGNGEKRSPVEVVKKNAIMKVQKVAEDYRNAIIIGADTVVVIDGEIIGKPTNEKDARRILRKLRGRYHFVFSGVAVMETPEDKVLVSVVRSKVKMRDYSEEEIERYIATGEPMDKAGAYGIQGKGALLVEKIEGDYYNIVGLPLVRLNSLLNRLGYSLL, encoded by the coding sequence ATGAAGAAAGAGATAATATTAGCATCTAATTCGCCAAGAAGAATTGATCTATTAAAGCATATGGGTGTTGATTTTAAAGTTGTTTCTCCAAATGTTGAAGAAGAGGGTAATGGAGAAAAAAGGTCTCCTGTTGAAGTAGTAAAAAAGAATGCCATAATGAAGGTTCAAAAAGTAGCTGAAGATTATAGAAATGCAATAATAATTGGAGCAGATACAGTGGTGGTTATTGATGGAGAGATAATAGGAAAACCTACTAATGAAAAGGATGCGAGGAGAATTTTAAGAAAATTGAGAGGTAGGTATCATTTTGTTTTTTCAGGTGTTGCTGTTATGGAAACGCCAGAAGATAAAGTATTAGTTTCGGTGGTAAGAAGTAAGGTGAAGATGAGAGATTACTCTGAGGAAGAAATAGAAAGATATATAGCTACTGGTGAACCTATGGATAAAGCTGGTGCCTATGGAATACAAGGGAAAGGTGCACTTCTCGTTGAAAAAATAGAAGGTGATTACTATAATATAGTTGGATTGCCTTTAGTAAGATTAAATTCTCTTTTAAATAGGTTAGGTTATAGCCTTTTATAG
- a CDS encoding rod shape-determining protein, which produces MAFNFLSGLFSKDLGIDLGTANTVVYVRGKGIVAFEPSMVAIRRSDKKVVAVGEEAKKMLGRTPEEIVTIRPLKDGVIADFDAAEKMIRYFIEKVHNKRDFLVSPRMVIGIPSGTTPVERRAVIDTAYSAGARDVLLVTEPIASALGADLPIWEPSGNIIVDIGGGTTEIAVISLGGIVVSTSIKVAGDEMDEAIIHYVKKKYNLFIGERTAEEIKIKLGNVAFGEENKDYMEVKGRDLLTGVPRNIELTSEEIRDALKDTVDIIVESIRETLEKTPPELAADIIDKGIVLAGGGALLRGLDSYISEQIGVSTIVAEDPLLCVVKGTGKIIEEFEKYKQVLSNASENY; this is translated from the coding sequence ATGGCATTTAATTTTTTATCAGGACTTTTTTCAAAAGACTTAGGAATTGATCTTGGAACTGCTAATACAGTGGTATATGTAAGGGGAAAGGGAATTGTGGCTTTTGAGCCCTCTATGGTGGCTATAAGAAGAAGTGACAAGAAAGTTGTTGCAGTAGGGGAAGAGGCAAAAAAGATGTTGGGAAGGACCCCTGAAGAGATAGTTACTATAAGGCCATTAAAAGATGGTGTAATAGCTGATTTTGATGCAGCAGAAAAAATGATTCGTTATTTCATTGAGAAAGTACATAATAAGAGAGATTTTTTAGTGAGTCCTAGGATGGTTATAGGAATTCCTTCGGGTACAACGCCTGTTGAAAGGAGAGCTGTTATTGATACAGCATATTCAGCTGGAGCAAGAGATGTTTTGCTAGTTACTGAGCCTATAGCTAGTGCTCTTGGAGCAGATCTCCCTATTTGGGAACCATCAGGAAATATCATTGTAGATATAGGTGGTGGAACCACAGAGATAGCAGTAATTTCTTTAGGGGGAATAGTAGTGAGTACATCCATAAAAGTTGCAGGGGACGAAATGGATGAGGCAATAATTCATTATGTTAAGAAGAAGTACAATCTTTTTATTGGTGAGCGTACTGCTGAGGAAATTAAGATTAAGCTTGGTAATGTTGCTTTTGGAGAAGAAAATAAGGATTATATGGAAGTAAAAGGGAGAGATCTTTTGACAGGTGTCCCAAGAAATATTGAGCTTACATCAGAGGAGATAAGGGACGCTTTAAAAGATACTGTTGATATTATTGTAGAGTCTATAAGGGAGACTCTTGAGAAAACTCCTCCAGAGCTTGCTGCAGATATAATCGATAAGGGCATAGTACTTGCAGGAGGAGGAGCACTTTTGAGGGGGTTAGATAGTTATATCTCTGAACAGATAGGTGTATCAACTATAGTAGCAGAGGATCCACTTTTATGTGTAGTAAAGGGTACAGGAAAGATTATTGAAGAATTTGAGAAGTATAAGCAAGTTTTATCTAATGCGTCGGAAAACTATTAA